From Chroogloeocystis siderophila 5.2 s.c.1, the proteins below share one genomic window:
- a CDS encoding putative bifunctional diguanylate cyclase/phosphodiesterase, translating to MVIAFIGTHIPLLSLLIYFVNSTSFGLQLKLRIIVIALVATLIGTALTLYALHNLLAPITLTFLELRKYLLHKELPNLPTEFTDEAGILMADTAHTLKKLDQVINYMADYDDLTGLPNRDLFRDRLQQAVAQAQNSHQMLAIILLRLNRLKRINDTLGYHAGDVLLRNAAQRFASCMSDNDILARLGSNTFAIVQTHLRTVDDIVTLAEKICDASARTFTINQQEISTGASLGIAIYPNDSTNAEHLVSHADTAMHQAQRQGSNYQFYSTDINNGLQERLALESELYYALDRGELLLHYQPQVSLHSGRIIGVETLIRWQNPTRGLVSPAKFIPIAEETGLIVPIGEWVLRTACAQSLAWQAQGFPALKIAVNLSARQFKQQNLVETVTQVLDATGLDPNYLELELTESLMVDNIQQSINVMQQLHNMGIVLSVDDFGTGYSSLNYLKRFPIHTLKIDQSFVCDLVVNSDDAAIVDAIISLAHSLNLSVIAEGVESQEQLDYLQTKGCDEVQGYYFSRPLPANTFTQLLQEGKTLSLAV from the coding sequence ATGGTAATTGCCTTTATAGGCACGCATATACCACTTTTATCTTTACTTATTTATTTTGTTAACTCAACATCTTTTGGGCTGCAATTGAAGTTGCGCATCATAGTCATTGCGCTAGTAGCAACTTTAATAGGTACAGCACTGACACTATACGCATTACACAATTTACTAGCACCAATAACACTCACCTTTTTAGAGTTAAGAAAATACTTACTCCACAAAGAACTACCAAATTTGCCAACAGAGTTTACAGATGAAGCTGGAATTTTAATGGCAGATACAGCACATACGCTGAAAAAACTCGATCAAGTCATCAACTATATGGCAGACTATGATGATTTGACAGGATTACCAAACCGTGATTTGTTTCGCGATCGCTTGCAACAAGCGGTAGCACAAGCCCAAAATAGCCACCAGATGTTGGCAATCATTCTACTGCGCTTAAATCGCCTCAAAAGAATTAATGATACTTTGGGTTATCACGCGGGTGATGTTCTATTGAGAAATGCGGCGCAAAGGTTTGCAAGTTGCATGAGTGACAATGACATATTGGCACGGCTTGGCAGTAACACGTTCGCAATTGTCCAAACTCACCTGCGCACTGTTGACGACATTGTGACCTTAGCTGAAAAAATCTGTGATGCTTCTGCTAGAACTTTTACGATCAATCAGCAAGAAATTAGTACTGGCGCTAGTTTAGGTATCGCGATCTATCCTAATGACAGCACGAATGCTGAACATCTTGTCAGCCATGCTGATACAGCAATGCATCAAGCACAAAGGCAAGGGTCAAATTATCAGTTTTATTCGACCGATATCAATAACGGTTTACAAGAACGATTAGCGTTAGAAAGTGAACTTTACTACGCACTCGATCGCGGGGAACTCCTACTGCACTATCAACCGCAAGTTTCCCTGCATAGCGGACGTATTATTGGCGTAGAAACGCTAATTCGCTGGCAAAACCCCACACGTGGATTGGTATCTCCAGCAAAATTCATTCCGATTGCTGAAGAAACCGGCTTGATTGTTCCGATTGGCGAATGGGTATTACGTACTGCTTGCGCGCAAAGCCTCGCATGGCAAGCTCAAGGATTTCCAGCATTGAAAATAGCAGTTAATTTATCAGCGCGTCAATTCAAGCAACAAAACTTAGTTGAAACCGTAACTCAAGTTCTAGATGCAACAGGTTTAGATCCTAATTATCTTGAACTCGAATTAACTGAAAGTTTGATGGTAGATAACATTCAACAATCGATCAACGTTATGCAACAATTGCATAACATGGGGATTGTGCTTTCGGTTGATGACTTCGGTACCGGTTATTCTTCGTTAAACTATCTCAAACGATTTCCGATTCATACACTTAAAATTGACCAATCTTTTGTGTGTGACTTGGTAGTAAACTCTGATGATGCGGCGATCGTCGATGCAATTATTTCGCTTGCGCATAGTCTCAACCTAAGCGTGATTGCTGAAGGTGTCGAAAGCCAGGAACAATTAGATTACTTACAAACTAAAGGCTGTGACGAAGTGCAAGGCTACTACTTCAGCCGTCCTCTACCTGCAAATACCTTTACCCAACTATTACAAGAGGGTAAGACTTTAAGCTTAGCAGTTTAA